A genomic segment from bacterium encodes:
- a CDS encoding HAMP domain-containing protein has product MRAKFLSIISICALGMISLGIVSYSLLNEVKVGGQLYGRITDGKDLIADILPPPEYIIESYLVVTQMTGETDRYKIQQLADRLTTLKKEYYDRREVWEKKLESGALKTTLLRRSYEPVEEFYRVVERDLVPAALAGRQQKVRELAFGQLGELYTKHREAILEVVELANGRNAQIEALSGAIISSKVQILTFFTGLFVLVVFALGWMINRVTVGPIKQLTSIADRLCVGDARQTVTIESKDEIGQLADSFRKLVAYLGDLTNLTSRIAENDLTARVKPRSENDQLGLAFQKMITNFSALVRQLADSARELASAASQVAAAANQMSSGSKSQADRVSQVTAAVEEMSATILESSRNAGDVRNASQEASDTALSGGKIVNDTVLEMQHISDVVRQSADSIGNLAKSADQIGQIISVIDDIASQTNLLALNAAIEAARAGEQGRGFAVVADEVRKLAERTGKATGEISSMIKGIQSETSNAVSSMQNGLKQVDHGRELADKAGSSLTGIVTMSQQVVNMIMQIATAANEQSAAAEEISRSIEGINTSIRENATGAAQSATAAEELHHQAEQLQQVVAKFKVN; this is encoded by the coding sequence ATGAGAGCCAAGTTTCTCAGCATCATCTCGATCTGCGCGCTGGGGATGATAAGTCTTGGAATAGTGTCATACAGCCTTCTCAACGAGGTGAAGGTCGGCGGGCAACTGTACGGTCGGATCACCGATGGCAAGGATCTTATCGCGGATATCCTCCCCCCGCCTGAGTATATCATCGAATCATACCTCGTCGTGACACAAATGACCGGCGAGACGGACCGTTACAAAATTCAACAATTGGCGGATCGCCTCACCACGCTCAAGAAAGAGTATTACGACCGTCGCGAAGTTTGGGAGAAAAAGCTGGAGAGCGGGGCACTGAAGACAACTCTGCTCAGACGCTCATATGAACCAGTAGAAGAATTCTATCGGGTGGTCGAACGGGATCTCGTTCCGGCCGCATTGGCTGGCCGTCAGCAGAAAGTCAGGGAACTTGCGTTCGGGCAACTAGGCGAACTGTACACCAAACATCGCGAGGCCATTCTTGAGGTGGTTGAACTTGCCAACGGACGGAATGCGCAGATTGAAGCACTCAGTGGCGCGATCATCAGCAGCAAAGTACAGATCCTGACGTTTTTCACCGGCCTCTTCGTGCTGGTAGTATTTGCATTGGGGTGGATGATAAATCGAGTGACTGTCGGCCCGATCAAGCAACTGACCAGTATTGCTGACAGGCTCTGTGTTGGGGATGCCCGTCAGACTGTGACGATCGAGTCGAAGGATGAGATCGGGCAATTAGCGGACTCGTTCCGCAAGCTGGTTGCGTATCTGGGTGACCTGACGAATCTCACGTCGCGCATAGCGGAGAATGATCTGACCGCTCGGGTCAAGCCGCGGTCGGAGAATGACCAACTCGGACTTGCTTTCCAGAAAATGATCACCAATTTTTCGGCGCTGGTGCGCCAATTGGCAGACAGCGCGCGTGAACTGGCATCGGCGGCCTCGCAGGTAGCGGCAGCGGCCAACCAGATGTCCTCGGGCTCCAAATCCCAGGCTGACCGAGTCAGCCAGGTGACAGCCGCAGTCGAGGAGATGAGTGCTACGATTCTGGAATCCTCGCGCAACGCAGGCGATGTTCGGAATGCCTCGCAGGAAGCCTCGGATACCGCGTTGAGTGGCGGAAAGATCGTCAATGACACGGTCCTTGAGATGCAGCATATCTCGGACGTGGTCCGCCAGTCGGCAGACTCTATTGGTAACCTGGCGAAGTCGGCCGACCAGATCGGACAGATCATCAGCGTGATCGATGATATCGCCAGTCAGACCAATCTGCTGGCGCTGAATGCGGCGATTGAAGCCGCTCGGGCGGGCGAACAAGGACGCGGGTTTGCCGTGGTGGCCGACGAGGTTCGCAAGCTGGCCGAAAGAACTGGCAAAGCGACTGGCGAAATCAGCTCGATGATAAAGGGGATTCAGAGCGAAACAAGCAACGCGGTCAGCTCCATGCAGAACGGCCTCAAGCAGGTGGACCATGGCCGTGAACTGGCCGACAAGGCTGGAAGCAGTCTGACCGGGATCGTGACGATGTCTCAGCAGGTGGTCAATATGATCATGCAGATCGCGACGGCGGCGAATGAACAGTCGGCCGCGGCCGAAGAGATCAGCCGGAGTATCGAAGGGATCAACACCTCCATTCGGGAAAATGCCACCGGGGCCGCACAGTCAGCGACTGCCGCCGAGGAACTGCACCATCAGGCCGAACAGCTCCAGCAGGTAGTCGCCAAGTTCAAGGTGAACTGA